In a genomic window of Helianthus annuus cultivar XRQ/B chromosome 10, HanXRQr2.0-SUNRISE, whole genome shotgun sequence:
- the LOC110880455 gene encoding uncharacterized protein LOC110880455: MGEFRNGGGEISIVNIYAPHDQNQEKRLWDDLLVLTGSFPGPWIFLGDFNFVREPSERKNSRFNKTEAEDFNYFINAADLVEYAMLGCAFTYVTDDGIKLSKIDRMLLKEEGLEEIVKKTYEGVTGSDPPDKLLAAKLKTVKAAIKPWCAKLKNRDRKRLSELQKKVEEMDLKAESDVLTEQSSLKIINELDDSRMEDLKQRAKLKKNIKMYYESIFTDQESNRPEFINNGFKVLSLAQSAMLVRRFSKEEIKEAVWNCGGDKTPGPDDFTFKFIKEFWYLFEKDFGLALDYFYVHGKLNRGCNSSFISLIPKTNNPQVISNFRPINLIGCISKVVTKILASRLKKVMDFLVSDVQTTYIEGRSILEGPLIINEIISREKSSKRKIMLFKVDFEKAFDSISWVFLDSVVSQMGFPALWRKWVMGLLKTARTSILVNGSPTLEFDVQRGVRQGDPLSPLLFILAMEALHIATESAVNVGIFKGVKTPGEGPSISHLLYADDALFVGEWSEENFHNLARLLRCFHLSSGLKVNFSKSKVFGVGVGNNDVSEMASILGNEKGSLPFSYLGLPVGSNMGLVKNWKPVIDRFEKKLSLWKARTLSFGGRMTLVKAVLGNLPTYYFSLFSAPMHAINYLEKIRRKFLWGGCMDKNKMSWVPWFKVVASKGQGGLGIGNLASMNKAMMVKWIVKFRNETLHLWTKVIMAIHGKIRNYNVIPMKNSITGVWKNIVQLGKGSNFKLSDVEKRLEVKIGCGDKTLFWLDKWAGDFSLQDRFPSLFALQTNKHNLVQHMYSIKNGVISWKWGGDTSVIQSEAEDTWEQCKSLLQNVEFNKKTDRWLWKQEENKEEFSVGNLRSELDGINPVPETQVLMWLGWIPKKINCFLWRAVQDRILTREALAIRNIQIPSVLCALCNRCNESVDHLLISCQYAQLVWTTISLWVKIPFPRYLLSVVGLMEHIQSHSALQEKKKAAYMIIAATCWTLWRIRNNVIFNCRSTNISRAIGDIKAISFLWVKERAGRRDLEWGAWGDFSCFK; the protein is encoded by the exons ATGGGGGAATTTCGCAATGGGGGAGGTGAGATTTCAATCGTAAACATATACGCACCTCATGATCAAAATCAGGAAAAACGGCTCTGGGATGACTTACTTGTTCTTACGGGTTCCTTCCCGGGTCCATGGATCTTCCTGGGAGATTTCAATTTTGTAAGAGAACCTAGTGAAAGGAAAAACTCAAGATTCAACAAAACTGAGGCAGAGGATTTCAATTATTTCATAAATGCAGCTGACCTTGTAGAATACGCGATGTTGGGTTGTGCATTTACGTATGTGACTGATGATGGAATAAAGCTTAGCAAGATCGATCGTATGTTG TTAAAAGAGGAGGGTTTAGAAGAAATTGTGAAAAAAACGTATGAGGGAGTAACAGGCTCGGATCCCCCAGACAAACTTCTAGCAGCAAAATTGAAAACCGTCAAAGCCGCTATAAAACCATGGTGTGCTAAATTAAAAAATAGGGACCGGAAAAGGTTAAGTGAACTTCAAAAAAAGGTGGAAGAGATGGATCTAAAAGCCGAATCGGATGTTTTGACCGAACAGTCGTCACTGAAAATAATAAATGAATTGGATGATAGCAGGATGGAGGATCTAAAACAAAGGGCAAAGCTCAAAAAGAATATTAAAATGTATTATGAATCGATCTTTACAGATCAAGAATCCAATAGACCAGAATTCATCAATAACGGCTTCAAAGTACTATCTTTGGCACAGTCCGCGATGCTAGTGAGGAGATTCTCAAAGGAGGAAATCAAAGAGGCAGTTTGGAATTGTGGTGGAGACAAAACTCCAGGCCCAGACGACTTTACGTTCAAATTCATCAAAGAGTTTTGGTATCTATTTGAAAAGGATTTTGGTTTAGCTCTCGATTACTTCTATGTACATGGTAAGTTGAATCGAGGTTGTAATTCGAGCTTCATATCTCTTATTCCTAAAACAAACAATCCTCAAGTTATCAGCAACTTTAGGCCAATTAATTTGATTGGTTGTATCTCAAAAGTAGTTACAAAAATTTTGGCGAGCAGACTCAAGAAAGTCATGGATTTTTTGGTTAGTGACGTGCAAACAACATATATAGAAGGACGAAGCATTCTTGAAGGCCCATTAATTATTAACGAAATCATTTCTAGGGAAAAGAGCAGTAAGAGAAAGATTATGCTTTTTAAAGTAGACTTTGAAAAGGCGTTTGATTCGATAAGTTGGGTTTTCTTAGACTCGGTTGTATCTCAGATGGGATTTCCGGCACTTTGGAGGAAATGGGTTATGGGATTGTTAAAGACGGCCAGAACTTCGATTTTAGTAAATGGTTCACCAACGTTGGAATTTGATGTTCAAAGAGGGGTCAGACAAGGTGATCCGTTATCGCCACTTTTATTCATCTTGGCTATGGAAGCACTACATATAGCTACTGAAAGTGCGGTTAATGTGGGCATTTTCAAAGGCGTTAAAACACCTGGAGAGGGTCCATCTATTTCACACCTCCTGTATGCAGACGATGCACTATTTGTTGGCGAATGGTCGGAAGAAAATTTTCACAATCTTGCCAGACTTCTTAGATGTTTTCATCTGTCCTCAGGGCTAAAGGTAAACTTCTCAAAAAGTAAAGTATTTGGAGTTGGGGTCGGTAACAATGATGTCTCGGAAATGGCTTCGATACTTGGGAATGAAAAAGGTTCGCTACCTTTTTCCTACTTAGGTCTACCGGTAGGCTCCAACATGGGTCTTGTGAAAAACTGGAAACCTGTCATTGATCGTTTTGAAAAAAAACTCTCACTATGGAAGGCACGGACGCTATCTTTTGGAGGTAGGATGACACTTGTGAAAGCAGTTCTAGGTAACCTTCCAACTTATTATTTCTCGTTATTTAGTGCACCAATGCATGCGATTAACTATCTAGAAAAAATAAGGCGTAAATTTCTTTGGGGGGGGTGCATGGATAAAAACAAGATGAGTTGGGTACCGTGGTTTAAAGTGGTGGCTTCGAAGGGACAGGGGGGTTTGGGTATTGGCAATTTGGCTTCGATGAACAAAGCTATGATGGTAAAATGGATCGTAAAATTCAGAAATGAAACATTACATCTCTGGACGAAAGTGATTATGGCTATACATGGGAAAATACGCAATTACAATGTTATTCCTATGAAGAATTCAATAACAGGGGTATGGAAAAATATTGTACAACTGGGAAAGGGATCAAATTTTAAGCTATCTGATGTTGAAAAAAGGTTGGAGGTGAAAATCGGTTGTGGAGATAAAACGCTTTTTTGGTTAGATAAGTGGGCAGGCGATTTCTCATTACAAGATCGGTTCCCAAGTCTTTTTGCTCTGCAAACTAATAAACACAACTTGGTTCAACACATGTATAGTATCAAGAACGGAGTTATCTCCTGGAAATGGGGTGGCGACACTTCGGTTATTCAATCGGAAGCCGAAGACACATGGGAACAATGCAAATCACTGTTACAAAATGTAGAATTTAATAAGAAAACGGATAGATGGCTGTGGAAACAGGAAGAAAACAAAGAAGAATTCAGCGTGGGAAATCTGCGATCAGAATTGGATGGGATTAATCCGGTTCCGGAAACTCAAGTTCTTATGTGGCTGGGCTGGATACCAAAGAAGATTAATTGTTTTCTATGGAGAGCGGTGCAAGATAGAATCCTGACGAGAGAAGCATTGGCGATTAGGAATATACAAATTCCCTCGGTTTTATGTGCGCTATGCAATCGATGTAACGAATCGGTCGACCATTTACTGATTTCATGTCAATATGCTCAATTGGTTTGGACGACGATTTCGTTATGGGTCAAAATTCCTTTTCCAAGATATTTGCTTAGCGTGGTTGGTTTGATGGAACACATTCAATCACATAGTGCGTTACAAGAAAAAAAGAAGGCGGCATATATGATTATTGCGGCAACATGTTGGACACTTTGGCGTATCAGAAACAATGTAATCTTCAACTGCAGGTCAACGAACATTTCAAGGGCTATTGGTGACATTAAAGCAATTTCATTTTTATGGGTAAAAGAAAGAGCTGGTAGAAGGGATCTAGAATGGGGAGCATGGGGAGATTTTAGTTGTTtcaagtga